From the Nitrospira sp. genome, one window contains:
- a CDS encoding GNAT family N-acetyltransferase, which translates to MLRDLINRSLRGLSGHLHSKVAFDRHERHLRSDAFALELDAMSFWVVVDVGNSVRGCGGWAADPSCTAARIREVFVDPDASRCGAGSLLVSEAIIDARLAGFELIWVSSSQYAVPFYESLGFVTNGPPSTDNLPSVPMVLNS; encoded by the coding sequence GTGCTTAGGGACCTGATCAACCGGTCCCTGCGAGGACTTTCCGGTCATCTACACAGTAAAGTTGCGTTCGATCGCCACGAACGGCACTTGCGCTCCGATGCCTTCGCACTTGAATTAGACGCCATGTCGTTCTGGGTCGTCGTGGACGTCGGTAACAGCGTCAGGGGTTGCGGCGGATGGGCGGCCGACCCATCCTGCACCGCAGCACGGATCCGCGAAGTATTCGTCGATCCAGACGCAAGCCGCTGCGGCGCAGGGTCACTCTTAGTGTCCGAAGCAATCATCGACGCCAGGTTGGCCGGTTTCGAGCTGATTTGGGTCTCATCGAGTCAATACGCTGTTCCCTTCTACGAGTCACTCGGATTCGTCACCAACGGGCCTCCATCGACGGACAACCTCCCATCCGTGCCGATGGTACTGAATTCCTAG
- a CDS encoding Gfo/Idh/MocA family oxidoreductase, which produces MKRGVLVGYGVIAEGHADGYDFNPGLQIASIVDKTPSRRIAGLRRFPYASAYGTIEEALDAEGLDFVDICTPPASHSDILAACLERDLFVICEKPLVCSGEEAMRLMEQMGTSSGTVYPAHNYAFAPGIRRLNEVCTSTVGEVQSATFEIRRVGHARGVSEWRPNWRRELEVSGGGIVLDHGPHSIYLASRLLGRSPSAVRCVLSCPTLGAFTDTEDEARLLLEFGAVTVEILLTWRADRRSTSYKLCGAHGEVALDGDTIKSVQGSHLVSESIPSEFDDPRHGNWFAALLNEASGYMERRERPERLLSEAFSIMAVLDAAYLSASENGRRVEF; this is translated from the coding sequence TGGTAGGTTACGGCGTTATCGCTGAAGGGCATGCAGATGGGTACGACTTCAATCCCGGCCTCCAGATTGCCTCGATCGTGGACAAGACGCCCAGTCGCAGGATAGCTGGCTTGCGTAGGTTCCCTTATGCATCAGCGTATGGGACTATCGAGGAAGCCCTGGATGCAGAAGGTCTTGATTTCGTTGACATCTGTACTCCACCAGCTTCTCACTCAGATATTCTCGCCGCCTGCCTCGAACGCGACCTATTCGTGATATGCGAGAAGCCTCTTGTGTGCAGCGGTGAAGAGGCAATGCGACTGATGGAACAAATGGGCACCAGCTCCGGAACGGTCTACCCGGCCCACAATTACGCATTTGCACCAGGTATACGCAGACTTAACGAAGTTTGCACTTCAACAGTCGGCGAGGTACAGAGCGCCACCTTTGAGATCCGTCGTGTCGGTCACGCTCGTGGAGTATCCGAATGGAGGCCCAACTGGCGGCGAGAGTTGGAAGTTTCTGGTGGGGGCATAGTCCTCGATCACGGTCCTCACAGCATCTACCTCGCGAGTCGGCTCCTAGGTAGAAGCCCGTCAGCCGTGAGGTGCGTGCTGTCGTGTCCCACACTCGGCGCATTCACCGACACGGAAGATGAAGCGAGGCTTCTACTCGAGTTCGGAGCAGTGACCGTTGAGATTCTCCTCACCTGGAGGGCTGACCGACGTTCGACTTCCTACAAACTGTGTGGTGCTCACGGTGAAGTGGCGCTCGATGGCGATACCATCAAGTCTGTACAAGGTAGCCACCTTGTCAGCGAGTCCATCCCATCCGAGTTTGACGACCCGCGCCACGGCAATTGGTTCGCTGCCCTCCTAAACGAGGCCAGTGGCTACATGGAAAGACGCGAACGCCCCGAGCGACTTCTTTCAGAAGCCTTCTCCATCATGGCCGTGCTCGACGCCGCCTACCTTTCTGCTTCGGAGAATGGCCGACGTGTTGAATTCTGA